In a single window of the Fibrobacter sp. genome:
- a CDS encoding tetratricopeptide repeat protein produces MSSGQQITEEKFVEENIRAEDAITKGNLPEAARILVFVVEQDPENWRAFNSFGIISWAQKYWLDAFAMFKKSVSINPIYCDALINLFDASLKLRKVEEALPYFEKALQVNPDLGEIRIIRDSIVQQGQDIYTSKRALSIGFYSPLIEEAEKELEAGNLFKAMELFLRANDVEGPSAKAFCGLGIISYYQKRYQDAFTLFLESIKLNPSDPDTYLNLLDAAKECDLVGDAIKVYQAYRPDFSSLESISEEFESAVNP; encoded by the coding sequence ATGAGTTCCGGACAGCAAATTACCGAAGAAAAATTCGTTGAAGAAAACATTCGGGCTGAAGATGCTATTACTAAGGGTAATCTTCCGGAAGCAGCACGTATCCTGGTTTTTGTTGTAGAGCAGGATCCAGAAAACTGGCGCGCGTTCAACAGCTTCGGAATTATCTCATGGGCACAAAAGTACTGGCTTGATGCTTTTGCGATGTTCAAGAAATCAGTATCGATTAACCCGATCTATTGCGATGCTCTGATTAATCTGTTCGATGCCTCACTGAAACTGCGAAAAGTTGAAGAAGCTCTCCCCTATTTTGAAAAAGCACTGCAGGTAAACCCTGATCTTGGGGAAATCCGGATCATACGGGACAGTATAGTCCAACAGGGCCAGGATATCTACACCAGCAAGCGTGCTCTTTCAATAGGGTTTTACAGCCCTCTTATCGAAGAAGCTGAGAAGGAACTTGAGGCAGGTAATCTTTTTAAAGCCATGGAGTTATTCCTTCGTGCCAACGATGTTGAGGGACCAAGCGCAAAGGCATTCTGCGGGCTGGGAATAATCTCTTATTACCAGAAGAGATACCAGGATGCTTTCACACTGTTCCTGGAATCAATTAAACTCAACCCTTCAGATCCCGATACTTACCTTAATCTGCTCGATGCCGCAAAAGAATGCGATCTGGTCGGAGATGCCATAAAGGTTTATCAGGCATACAGACCTGATTTTTCATCTCTGGAGTCGATTTCAGAGGAATTCGAATCCGCCGTAAATCCTTAA